In the genome of Deinococcus deserti VCD115, one region contains:
- a CDS encoding response regulator transcription factor has translation MRLVIADDHPLFRMGLKYALIQQGFDVVAEAADGVSALEACRRLVPDAALLDVKMPGMTGIEVCEKLRLTHPEVVGVLITTFSEPAIVQAARSAGARGYVSKETDPESLARQVRDIVMHPEIDRLPHVDVPRLTPRESEVLPLLALGYSNKEIAKNLGVSPDTVKDHLARLYSKLDAGDRTEAVSRARSIGLLS, from the coding sequence ATGAGACTAGTAATTGCCGACGACCATCCCCTGTTCCGCATGGGCCTCAAATACGCCCTGATTCAGCAGGGATTCGACGTGGTGGCCGAAGCGGCTGACGGCGTCAGTGCCCTGGAAGCCTGCCGCCGCCTGGTGCCCGACGCGGCACTGCTGGACGTCAAGATGCCGGGGATGACGGGCATTGAGGTCTGTGAGAAGCTGCGCCTGACTCATCCGGAAGTCGTAGGCGTGCTGATCACGACCTTCTCCGAGCCCGCTATCGTCCAGGCGGCCCGCAGCGCCGGGGCACGCGGGTACGTCAGCAAGGAGACGGATCCGGAAAGTCTGGCCCGTCAGGTCCGCGACATTGTCATGCACCCGGAAATCGATCGCCTGCCTCATGTGGATGTCCCCCGTCTGACTCCCCGCGAATCCGAGGTCCTGCCGTTACTGGCTTTGGGATACAGCAACAAGGAAATTGCCAAGAACCTGGGCGTGAGCCCAGATACGGTCAAAGACCACCTCGCACGCCTGTATTCCAAGCTTGATGCCGGTGACCGCACCGAGGCAGTCAGCCGCGCACGCAGTATCGGATTGCTGAGCTAA
- a CDS encoding GGDEF domain-containing protein — MLVPQEVPTPQPEEGLLLRLVAARTKQEVLHQLLEGIPGLRGLTLWGEDGTSLIAWAGERQEQNGERLPLSEDPEYWLSSEPVIKFPPEILAVAELRLLYLDAQDTSVRLGNKLATLTAAAKTDALTGLPNRHALEADLKRLDASNNAFAVVFIDLDGFKAINDRYGHALGDSLLKGYGLWLSRVTGPWGRVYRMGGDEYLLLMTDFPGSPETFQEWAHERLQIPFVDGVSASIGIAWRHENSSISEVMRLADQRMYQAKSERSGLPPSRRTDRRTTYKIPTQSS; from the coding sequence GTGCTTGTTCCCCAAGAAGTACCAACCCCGCAGCCTGAGGAAGGATTGCTGCTTAGGCTGGTTGCTGCAAGGACTAAGCAGGAAGTACTTCATCAGCTCCTGGAAGGCATACCCGGTCTCCGTGGTCTCACTTTATGGGGCGAGGACGGCACAAGCCTTATTGCATGGGCCGGTGAGCGCCAGGAGCAGAACGGTGAGCGCCTGCCCCTTTCAGAAGATCCGGAATACTGGCTGAGCTCAGAACCCGTTATCAAATTTCCACCTGAGATTCTGGCGGTCGCGGAACTCCGACTTCTTTATCTTGATGCTCAGGACACAAGTGTCCGTCTGGGAAATAAACTCGCCACGCTGACCGCCGCAGCCAAGACGGACGCGCTGACCGGATTACCCAACCGCCACGCACTTGAAGCAGACCTGAAACGCCTTGATGCTTCGAATAACGCGTTTGCAGTGGTGTTCATTGACCTCGACGGCTTCAAGGCGATCAATGACCGGTATGGTCACGCCCTGGGAGACTCCTTGCTGAAGGGATACGGACTCTGGCTCTCCCGGGTCACCGGGCCGTGGGGTCGGGTCTACCGGATGGGGGGAGACGAATACCTCCTGCTGATGACAGACTTTCCAGGATCACCAGAAACGTTTCAGGAGTGGGCCCATGAAAGGCTTCAGATTCCTTTTGTCGATGGTGTCAGCGCAAGTATCGGTATAGCGTGGCGTCACGAAAACAGTTCAATCAGCGAGGTTATGCGGCTGGCCGACCAGCGCATGTATCAGGCCAAATCCGAACGATCTGGGCTTCCGCCCTCACGGCGTACAGACCGGCGAACCACCTATAAAATACCTACGCAGAGCAGTTAA
- a CDS encoding pyridoxal phosphate-dependent aminotransferase — MSGPFTLSQRALSLKPSATVAVTSRALELRRAGVDVISMSVGEPDFDTPEHIKAAAIHAIRSGQTKYTPVSGIPELREAISDKFRRENGLDYAPDAVTVTSGGKQALFNAFFALLNPGDEVLIPAPYWVSYPEIVALTGAVPVPVQTSPDSGFLLDPEALEACVTSRTRMIVLNSPGNPTGAVFPPEVLQAVARIAQRHNLIIVSDEMYEHLVYDAEQVSIGRYAPEHTLTVNGASKAYAMTGWRIGYAGGPKTVIAAMNALQSQSTSNASSVSQAAALAALVEHELTRKFVDGALLAYRQRRDVIVAGLIDLGLQTPTPQGAFYVMANTTSIHADELEAARIILDQARVAVVPGTDFSAPGQVRLSYATSLENIHEVLRRLRTLTRP, encoded by the coding sequence ATGAGCGGTCCTTTTACCCTGTCCCAGCGTGCCCTGAGCCTGAAGCCATCGGCAACTGTCGCCGTCACGAGTCGTGCGCTGGAACTGCGCCGGGCAGGCGTAGATGTCATCAGCATGAGTGTCGGGGAACCAGATTTCGATACGCCTGAGCACATCAAGGCAGCCGCTATTCATGCCATCCGGAGCGGGCAGACGAAGTACACCCCTGTCAGTGGAATTCCGGAGCTTCGTGAGGCCATCAGCGACAAGTTCAGGCGCGAAAACGGACTCGACTACGCCCCGGACGCCGTTACGGTCACGAGCGGTGGCAAACAGGCTCTGTTCAACGCCTTTTTCGCGCTGCTCAACCCTGGAGATGAGGTCCTGATCCCTGCACCCTATTGGGTCAGCTACCCGGAGATCGTCGCCCTGACCGGCGCGGTGCCGGTGCCGGTGCAGACGTCACCGGACAGTGGCTTCCTGCTGGATCCCGAAGCACTGGAGGCGTGCGTCACCTCCCGCACGCGAATGATTGTTCTGAACAGTCCCGGCAACCCGACCGGCGCCGTTTTCCCGCCAGAGGTCTTGCAGGCCGTGGCCCGGATTGCCCAGCGTCACAACCTGATCATCGTGTCCGACGAGATGTACGAGCATCTGGTTTACGATGCCGAGCAGGTAAGCATCGGCCGCTATGCTCCGGAGCACACCCTGACGGTCAACGGGGCCAGCAAGGCTTATGCCATGACCGGCTGGCGCATCGGCTATGCGGGGGGTCCAAAAACAGTTATTGCTGCCATGAATGCCCTGCAGTCTCAAAGCACTAGCAATGCCAGCAGTGTCAGTCAGGCTGCTGCGCTGGCCGCCCTGGTTGAGCATGAACTGACCAGGAAGTTCGTCGACGGTGCCCTGCTGGCCTACCGCCAACGACGCGACGTGATCGTCGCGGGCCTTATTGACCTGGGGCTGCAGACGCCCACCCCGCAGGGAGCTTTCTACGTAATGGCCAACACCACATCCATTCACGCTGATGAACTGGAAGCCGCCCGCATCATCCTGGATCAGGCCAGGGTCGCAGTGGTCCCCGGTACCGACTTCTCGGCGCCGGGCCAGGTCCGCCTGAGCTACGCCACCAGTCTGGAGAACATCCATGAAGTGCTGCGCCGCCTGCGCACCCTGACGCGCCCCTAA
- a CDS encoding AIM24 family protein produces the protein MTNMQPGSDGTYSLREFLAQTAERDNPGEVFELESSKMLEVKVNGRIWSKLGAMVAYKGNLSFKREGTLEGGLMKALKRAVSQEMSPLAKIEGRGVAYLADQGKEVQILRLAGDSLNVNGNDLLAFEDSVKYDITMQRRAAGMAAGGLFSVRVQGNGLVAILSHGKPLTLRVTPNEPVFTDPNATIAWSGNLQPQLRMDASLRSMFGRGGGETYQMVFQGDGFVVVQPYEEFEQGLGGDSDGHGGGIGRTIGDIFD, from the coding sequence ATGACGAATATGCAACCCGGCAGTGACGGTACGTACAGCCTCCGAGAATTTCTGGCCCAGACCGCCGAACGTGACAACCCCGGCGAGGTGTTTGAGCTCGAAAGCAGCAAGATGCTCGAGGTCAAGGTCAATGGCCGCATCTGGAGCAAACTTGGCGCCATGGTGGCCTACAAGGGCAACCTGAGCTTCAAGCGTGAGGGCACCCTGGAAGGCGGTCTGATGAAGGCCCTCAAGCGCGCCGTGAGTCAGGAAATGAGCCCGCTGGCCAAGATCGAGGGCCGTGGCGTGGCCTATCTGGCCGACCAGGGCAAGGAGGTGCAGATTCTGCGTCTGGCCGGTGACAGCCTCAACGTCAACGGCAATGACCTGCTGGCCTTTGAGGACAGCGTGAAGTACGACATCACCATGCAGCGCCGCGCGGCGGGAATGGCAGCAGGTGGCCTGTTCAGCGTGCGCGTCCAGGGTAACGGTCTGGTGGCCATCCTGAGCCACGGCAAACCCCTGACCCTGCGCGTGACGCCGAACGAGCCTGTCTTTACCGACCCCAACGCCACCATTGCCTGGAGCGGCAACCTGCAGCCTCAGCTCCGCATGGACGCCTCGCTGCGCAGCATGTTCGGCCGGGGCGGCGGCGAGACCTATCAGATGGTTTTCCAGGGTGACGGTTTCGTGGTGGTGCAGCCCTACGAGGAGTTCGAGCAGGGCCTGGGCGGGGACAGCGACGGTCACGGCGGCGGCATTGGCCGCACCATCGGCGATATCTTCGACTGA
- the murG gene encoding undecaprenyldiphospho-muramoylpentapeptide beta-N-acetylglucosaminyltransferase gives MSLVVMATGGTGGHIYPAVATARELNARGHETLLLGQRGGMEERVAAEQGLSFEGVDAGKLARSGQGRPDPRELFRAVRGVVEARRVLQARRPALVVGYGGFASLPGVLAAQSLGIATVLHEQNARLGLTQRVAVGRARAVGTAYEQVLGLPAGEGTLVGMPVREERLSREEAQRRLGLHSGPLTVFVMGGSQGSLFLNNSVPDTLRNILGKEGLLSGLGSEAGQIDLDFTHPRAGGAAVQVLHSTGPRWLADVAPRVHDLEWYHAVGYVDTVAAWAAADLAITRAGTGTLAEAAFHGVPLVMVPLPESSENHQYHNALSVQQAGAGRVVEQKNVQEALGAAVLECAEPGTRMAMRDAALARAQIGAAARFADLIEQHLPRS, from the coding sequence ATGAGTCTGGTTGTAATGGCAACGGGAGGCACCGGCGGGCATATCTATCCGGCGGTGGCAACAGCGAGGGAGCTGAACGCACGGGGACACGAGACGCTGCTGCTCGGCCAGCGCGGCGGCATGGAAGAACGGGTGGCCGCCGAGCAGGGTCTGTCCTTCGAGGGTGTGGACGCTGGAAAGCTGGCCCGCAGTGGGCAGGGCCGCCCCGACCCGCGCGAACTGTTCCGGGCAGTCCGTGGCGTGGTCGAGGCACGGCGGGTGCTACAGGCCCGGCGCCCGGCCCTCGTGGTCGGATACGGCGGCTTTGCCAGCCTGCCCGGCGTCCTGGCAGCGCAGAGCCTGGGAATTGCCACGGTGCTGCACGAGCAGAATGCCCGGCTGGGCCTCACCCAGCGCGTAGCGGTCGGCCGCGCCCGGGCTGTAGGCACCGCCTATGAGCAGGTGCTTGGCCTTCCAGCAGGCGAGGGCACGCTGGTCGGCATGCCAGTCCGTGAAGAGCGGCTTTCGCGTGAGGAAGCCCAGCGGCGCCTGGGGCTGCACTCCGGACCGCTCACTGTTTTTGTGATGGGCGGCTCACAGGGATCGTTGTTCCTGAACAATAGTGTGCCTGACACGCTGCGCAACATTCTTGGCAAGGAGGGCCTGCTGAGTGGCCTGGGCAGCGAGGCTGGGCAGATCGATCTGGATTTCACCCACCCACGTGCTGGCGGCGCTGCGGTGCAGGTGCTGCACTCGACGGGTCCACGCTGGCTGGCCGACGTGGCCCCCCGCGTGCACGATCTGGAGTGGTATCACGCAGTCGGGTATGTGGACACCGTGGCGGCCTGGGCCGCGGCTGATCTGGCCATCACCCGCGCCGGGACCGGCACGCTGGCCGAAGCTGCCTTTCATGGCGTTCCCCTGGTGATGGTGCCTCTTCCGGAATCGTCGGAAAATCATCAGTATCACAACGCCCTGAGTGTCCAGCAGGCGGGCGCCGGACGCGTGGTAGAGCAGAAGAACGTTCAGGAGGCGCTGGGGGCAGCGGTGTTAGAGTGTGCCGAGCCGGGCACCCGCATGGCTATGCGCGATGCGGCACTGGCGCGTGCCCAGATAGGGGCTGCCGCGCGTTTTGCGGACCTCATCGAGCAGCACCTGCCCCGCTCCTGA
- the murC gene encoding UDP-N-acetylmuramate--L-alanine ligase, whose protein sequence is MGVGGIGMSAFARLLQARGYQVSGCDETASDLTRQLEREGISVALGHDAAHMADVDVLVASEAVPKSHPELVAAREAGVQVRPRMGLLDELLRAGPSVGVIGTHGKTTTTSMIAVALQGAGLDPSAFVGGIVPEFASNARIGSGPFVAEVDESDRAFAELGCETAVFTNAEDDHVGGNQATYWETVEEQHAGFARFVSQSDRVLFCADWPGLETLCEGAAERLTYGQAEGADYRAVNLHPDAEGTSFTVHWRGEELGQARVGLPGVHNVLNALAALAVAHLYGGNFTQAAGALASFGGPGRRWQRIGELNGALIIDDYAHNATKVAAAVQAARQTGRRVRVVFQPHRYLRTQQSWPRLADALMDADEVLLLDIAAASEAPIEGIHATLISTRMTEQGHTGVHYLPDRADVLQLLRDTAAPGDIIVTMGAGDVWKLSRELAGVAL, encoded by the coding sequence ATGGGTGTGGGCGGCATTGGCATGAGTGCCTTTGCACGCCTGCTCCAGGCCCGGGGATACCAGGTCAGCGGGTGCGACGAGACCGCTTCTGACCTGACCCGGCAACTGGAGCGCGAAGGCATTTCAGTTGCGCTGGGTCATGACGCTGCGCACATGGCAGACGTGGACGTGCTGGTCGCGTCCGAGGCCGTCCCAAAAAGCCATCCCGAGCTGGTTGCCGCGCGCGAAGCCGGGGTGCAGGTGCGCCCCCGAATGGGTCTGCTCGACGAACTGCTGCGGGCTGGCCCCAGTGTGGGGGTCATCGGCACGCACGGCAAGACCACCACCACCAGCATGATTGCGGTGGCCCTGCAGGGCGCTGGCCTGGATCCTTCGGCCTTTGTCGGCGGCATTGTTCCTGAATTTGCCAGCAATGCCAGGATTGGCAGCGGGCCATTTGTGGCCGAGGTGGACGAGTCCGACCGGGCCTTTGCAGAACTCGGCTGTGAGACCGCAGTGTTCACCAATGCCGAGGACGATCATGTGGGAGGCAATCAGGCCACCTACTGGGAAACAGTTGAGGAGCAGCACGCTGGCTTCGCGCGCTTCGTAAGTCAGTCAGACCGCGTGCTTTTCTGTGCGGACTGGCCAGGTCTTGAAACCCTCTGCGAAGGTGCCGCTGAGCGCCTCACGTACGGTCAGGCCGAGGGAGCCGATTACCGGGCGGTGAACTTGCACCCCGACGCCGAAGGCACGTCGTTTACCGTGCATTGGCGCGGGGAGGAGCTGGGTCAGGCCCGCGTGGGGCTACCGGGAGTGCACAACGTCCTGAACGCCCTGGCCGCCCTGGCTGTGGCTCATCTGTACGGAGGCAACTTTACGCAGGCCGCAGGCGCTCTGGCCAGCTTTGGTGGCCCTGGCCGCCGCTGGCAGCGCATCGGTGAATTGAACGGCGCCCTGATTATCGACGACTATGCCCATAACGCCACCAAGGTCGCAGCGGCGGTGCAGGCTGCGCGGCAGACTGGCCGGCGGGTTCGGGTCGTGTTCCAGCCTCACCGGTATCTGCGGACCCAGCAGAGCTGGCCCCGGCTGGCTGACGCCCTGATGGACGCCGATGAGGTGCTGCTGCTGGATATCGCGGCCGCGTCCGAAGCTCCCATCGAAGGCATTCACGCCACCCTGATCTCCACGCGGATGACCGAGCAGGGCCACACGGGCGTCCATTACCTGCCGGACCGTGCAGACGTGTTGCAGCTCCTGCGAGACACCGCTGCGCCAGGAGACATCATCGTCACCATGGGTGCTGGTGACGTCTGGAAGCTCTCGCGGGAACTTGCCGGGGTAGCGCTATGA
- a CDS encoding UDP-N-acetylmuramate dehydrogenase yields the protein MSAVSPSRTGARVERQPLSRYTTLGVGGPAEVWFAGDHAQLAEAMEAPYRILGGGSNLVISDQGVPERVIRLVGPLAERDLDPDPLLSTDDEIVTGWVGGGVPLPGLVRTLQKSGLSNLEGTVGIPAQVGGAVWMNAGTRYGEMFDGLHTIEIVTPQGTRQVSPDELQWGYRNSGIPRGHVVSRVRLKLRRSTPQAVLEKMDAADQARKGQPKMKTPGCAFKNPGGVSAGKLIDEAGLKGTRIGDAMIAPEHANFIVNLGGATAADVHALLDVIRARVGIPMELEYELWPEQL from the coding sequence ATGAGCGCCGTGTCACCCAGCCGGACGGGCGCCCGGGTCGAGCGGCAACCCCTCTCGCGCTACACCACCCTCGGCGTCGGCGGACCGGCGGAGGTCTGGTTCGCAGGTGACCACGCACAGCTGGCCGAGGCCATGGAGGCTCCCTACCGCATCCTGGGGGGCGGCAGCAATCTGGTCATCTCAGACCAGGGTGTGCCTGAACGGGTGATCCGGCTGGTGGGCCCATTGGCCGAACGGGACCTGGACCCAGACCCACTTCTGAGCACAGATGATGAGATCGTGACCGGCTGGGTCGGGGGCGGCGTCCCGCTGCCCGGTCTGGTGCGCACGCTGCAGAAATCAGGCCTTTCCAACCTGGAGGGCACGGTCGGAATTCCTGCGCAAGTCGGCGGCGCCGTGTGGATGAATGCCGGCACCCGATACGGCGAGATGTTCGACGGCCTGCACACCATCGAGATCGTCACGCCCCAGGGTACCCGTCAGGTCTCGCCCGACGAGCTGCAGTGGGGGTACCGCAACAGCGGCATCCCACGCGGCCACGTGGTCTCAAGGGTGCGCCTCAAGCTGCGCCGCAGCACGCCGCAGGCAGTGCTGGAAAAAATGGACGCAGCCGATCAGGCGCGCAAAGGACAGCCCAAGATGAAGACCCCGGGATGTGCTTTCAAGAACCCCGGTGGGGTGAGCGCCGGCAAACTGATCGACGAGGCTGGGCTCAAGGGCACCCGCATCGGGGACGCGATGATCGCGCCGGAGCATGCCAACTTCATCGTCAATCTGGGAGGAGCCACCGCCGCAGACGTGCACGCGCTGCTTGACGTGATCCGGGCGCGGGTGGGCATCCCCATGGAACTGGAATACGAGCTCTGGCCGGAGCAGCTGTGA